Below is a genomic region from Rana temporaria chromosome 3, aRanTem1.1, whole genome shotgun sequence.
aactctcctgacctaaaccccatagagaatctgtgggatattgggaagagaaagatgagagacgcaagacccaacactctggatgagcttaaggccgctaccgaagcatcctgggcctccataacacctcagcagtgccacaggctgattgcctccatgccacgccgcattgaagcagtcatttctgcaaaaggattcccgaccaagtattgagtgcataactgaacataattatttgaaggttgactttttttttattaaaaacacttttcttttattggtcggatgaaatatgctaattttttgagataggaattttaggttttcatgagctgtatgccaaaatcatccatattaaaacaataaaaaggcttgaactacttcagttgtgcgtaatgaatctaaaatatatgaaagtctaatgtttatcagtacattacagaaaataatgaactttatcacaatatgctaattttttgagaatgacctgtatatattttttacttgaaaattattggatgatggaagttagcaAAGCTTTGGCTCatatactaagctctggagcaactgctcttgcagagtgaaactgcactttgcaacgtgtacagtccatttgcctttagtaaatcaaatccAGAGTGTCTATGTGCACTAAaataaacttaaagcgggagttcacccaaaattttttttttaacattagattgggcctaattacgggaagcagaatcgggtgttttgattaaaatcaatgcagtacttaccttttttgagatagatgttctcccgctgcttccgggtatggtcttcgggactgggcgttcctatttgattgacagacttctgacggtcgcatacagcgcgtcacgagttgctgaacgtcagtgcggcgctatacggcgcctgcgcaccgacgttcggctactttcagaaactggtgacgcgctgtatgcgacggtcggaaggctgtcaatcaaataggaacgcccagtcccgcagcccatacccggaagcggcgggagaacatctatctcaaaaaaggtaagtactgcattgattttaatcaaaacacccgattctgcttcccgtaattaggcccaatctaatgttaaaaattgattttttgggtgaacctccaattTAAGTGTCTTTATTTACGAAAAATATGGGTTTGATAAACCATTGCGCCATTGTCATGTGACGTGAAAAATTGCaaccaccaccattttattctccagggttttTTGCTTTCAGAATATATATACTTTATGATGGTTTTCacccttcaggcctaaaatgtgcattttataatGTATGAAAAAAATGTCTCCAGGACTGATTACACAATGCTTTTGTGTTTGGGACCTTATAGAGCTCTATACACCTGCAAATATAAATCCACATAATAGCTATAATATTATACCCAAATATTGCTGCTCAAACTGCTTTGCTGCTGCAGCTGTGGTTTCTTTCAGTTCTTCGTCTGTCATAATAGGAAGGCCAGAACCTTGATATTGTTTCCTGTAACATTCAATTGCTTTCCCCATCTCATCTCCAAATTCGCCCTCCTCCAGCAGAGCCTGGAAATTCTGCCTCCTGTAGGGGCTCCTAGCTGGAATTCCCCCATAGTAAGAATGAAGTAGATCACTCATCTTCTGGGTTTCATTCATGATCATCATTTCCCTCAGTAGGGCACCATCCAATACACCATTGATGTTGGCGAGTGTGAGATCAGTTATAGAAGGAGCTCCATGTAGCTGGAAGGTTTTTGGGTCGGTGGTAGAATCCCAGCACCCATCAGGAACATATAATGGAACCTGCAACGAATCTTTTAAACTGGCAAAATGTAATCCTAGCACACTTGGCAGTGAAATGCGACATGTGGTATGGCTGTGTGGCTCTTGGCTTGGTCTTGTATCTTTGCTGGGTTCCACATCCCTTTTgtgatttttcaatttttttacatcacagttaGCTTTCCAACCGCAGACCACTGTGTCAACAAGAGACCTTAAAGCCACTGTGCTACCATCAGGAGCCAAAACAACCCCTTGTTCCTGCCAAGGCATGCCCTCTAAACTTATCAGCTTTTTCGACAGCAAAACTTGGGCAAGAGCAGCTTGTCTATCAGACAAATATTGATGGGGCTGGAATTGCTTAGTATTAGAAGACAGCAGGAGATCAGCAACATCCTTAGCAGGCCATTCTGGGAAACGGGACTCCAGCTCCTGTAGGAGATCAGTGAAGGTTTCCATCTTCATAATAGCTGGAACAAAGGAAACATAGCAGTTATAAATGAGCATACTAGCAACTTAAAAAGACTtatcacccacacatcacaccataCTGACCACATATGTACAGATACAGGGCTTAACTCAAAGTGTTAGATGTATAGTATCTGATAGACAAGAAACTGAATACGGATGGTGCACATGAGGAGTGTGATTCACAGCAAATAAACTACACAGCAATTCCCCTATGTACTTTGATAAACTGGTGGTCAGTTACTGCAGAAATCAGGGCTGGCCGGCTCCcatgatagacagcacactggtccaatgccgggacatgtgacgtccatcataggggCCAGTCCAGGAGGCTTTGTGTGACAGCGGCAGCGCCGGGTTAGCAGGATTTTCCCCGCTCTGTGTAATCCAGCGGCTCTCCTCTTCCCATGCACTTGCAAGGCTGCGCTGAtaggcattggtgaggctgcattgatggccacaGGTAAGGCTgagctaatgggcactgatcaggctgcattgattagcactgctgaggctgcattgatgggcattggtgaggctgcattgatagacaTTGGTGAgactgagctgatgggcactgatcaggctgcattgatgggcactgatgaggctgcattgatgggcactggtgaggcttcattaatgcacactgatgaggctgcattgatgggcactggtgatgctgcattgatgggcactggtgaggctgcattgatgggcaccggtgaggctgcattgatgggcaccggtgaggctgcatttatgggcactggtgaggcttcacggccgggcacccactgcgcatgcgcgagcggcactgcgcatgcggcgagcagcgcggcgccgtccgattggacaggcgctcgcctacagggaggggctgtgaaaaggcgattaagctaatcgcctttccagccccttggcggaaggaggaagtgggacaggaagtccccttctcctgaagcccccactccccccccaaaaaaatttacatgccaaatgtggcatgtaagggggtgaggagtgggataagcggaagttccatttttgggtggaactccgctttaaaggccagggcaaatggagtctcttctcctactgaactcaatcccccaacatttactgcggtaccagaacaaaatgtaaacaacaggtggctgtAACCCAATTCGGCcactggagggagctgagatccttcatgaTCAGCAATAGTAGTCTTTGTATTATATCAAAAAGGCAATACCCGCTACACATGAAAATAATGATGTTATGCTGTTGGGctagtataataatgctatggggctggtatgaaattatttccagggctgtagTGCAGTAGCTTTTAGTCTATTCGAAAGGATAAAACAGCCAATCTATGGCTCTTTACAAGTATAAAATGAATGGCGGTAGAGGTGGGGCTAGTAGTATTACAACCCATTATACATATGAAGGGTTCTGatatctgtacatttttttttcattacatactgtactgtatattatcAGGTCTGCTTCACCAATGCAAGATTAACCAGTTTAGCTCCCACATCTGTATACCTCATAAAGGTCAGATCAATTATTAAATTGTTCGATGGGCCTGATACGTACTCATTATTACTGAAGATAGCAAAGATATATACAGTAATTAataaaattataaacgcaacacttttgtgtttgcccctatttatcatgagctgaacgcaaagatctacgactttttctatgtacacaaaatatttctctcaaatattgttcacaaatctgcctaaatctgtgttagtgagcacttctcctttgccgagataatccatccacctcacgggtgtggcatatcaagatgctgattagacagcatgattattgcactggtgtgccttaggctggccacaataaaaggccactctaaaatgtgcagttttactgtacggGGGGGTCtgaaaaccagtcagtatctggtgtgaccaccattttcCTCACGCAGTGCAACACAGCTCCTTCGCATAgcgttgatcaggttgttgattgtggcctgtggaatgttggtccatttctcttcaatggctgtgcgaagttgctggatattgaCAGGAACTGGAACACGCTGTCATATACGCCGATCaagagcatcccaaacatgcttaacgggtgacatgtccggtgagtatgcTGGCAATGCAAGAACTGagatgttttcagcttccaggaattgtgtacagattaCTAAATGAGGTGATGGTcatggatgaatggcacaacaatcggcctcaggatctcgtcacggtatctctgtgcattcaaaatgccatcaagAGGGGTACAGAAAGACATGGGCCCCATATATGGCATATAGGGAGGGGACAAGGGCTAATGAGTAGGTAAAAAAAACgacagagagaggggtgaggggtgggAAGGGAGGGTAAATGGGAAAATTAAGAGTGTACTAAATCTGgaaataattaaatgtattttatgaagTGCAATATACGGGCGGAATCAAGACTATGTAGAAGCATGTAaaggaaaaattgtgtaaaataaagaatttataaaaaaaaaaaaaatgccatcaaaAAGATGCACCTGTGTTCGTTGTCCATAGCATACACCTGCCtatacccccaccaccaccaccatgggCCACTCGATCCACAACGTTGACATCAGCAAACTGCTCACCCACACAACGCTATTCACACTGTGTATGCCACCTGCCCTGTACAGTAAAAAACCGGGATTCATCCGTGAAGAGAACGCCTCTTCAAAGTGCCAGATGCCattgaatgtgagcatttgcccactcaagtcGCTCACGATGACAAACTGCAGTCAGGTCAAGATCCTGATGAGGACAAtgagcatgcagatgagcttccctgaAACGGTTTCTGACAGTTTGCGCAGAAATCCTTTAGTTATGCAAACCCATTGTCGCAGCAGCTGTCcgggtggctggtctcagacgATCTTGGAGGAGAAGATGCTGGATAAGGAAGTCCTGTGCGGATGTGGTTACATATGGTGTGCGGTTACACATGGTCTGCGGTTGTGAGGCCGGTTGGATCTACTGTCAAATTCTCTGAATCGCCTTTGGatggtagagaaatgaacattcaattcaagggcaacagctctggtggacattcctgctgTCTGTATGCCAATTGCATGCTCCCTCAAAACTTGTGACGTCTgtagccttttattgtggccagtctAAGGCTCACCTGTGcacaaatcagcatcttgatatgctacacctgtgaggtggatggattatctcgacaaaggagaagtgctcactaacaccgatttagacagatttgtaaaCAATATTAGagaaaaataggccttttgtgtacatagaaaaagtcatagatctttgcgttcagctcatgataaataggggcaaacacaaaagccaCAAAAGTATTGTGGTTATAACTttgctcaatatatatatatatatatatatatatatatgtagtgtgttacaaggtctcaggtgtgaatggagagcaggtgtgttaaatttggtgttatcgctctcactctctcatactggtctctggaagttcaacatggcacctcatggcaaagaactctctgaggacctgaaaaaaattattgttgctctacataaagatgtccTAGGCCAGtgccggctggtgctcaaaattttttggggggggcacaaacgaactgataaattatgaaaaatactgaaacacaaacatcaattgtagccactgtgcccatcatatgcagccactgtgcccatcatgtgcagccactgtgcccatcatatgcagacactgtgcccagcaaaagcaaccacctgtgcccatcatatgcagccaactgagcccataatatgcagccaactgtgcccagcatatgcagccactgtgtccatcatatgcagccaactgtgcccatcataggcagccaactgtgcccatcatatgcagcctctgtgctcataaaatgcagccaacaGTGCCCCATAATATGTAGCCACTATGCcccgcaaatgcagccaactgtgttccatcaattgcagcctttgtgtacataatatgcagccactgtgtccccccCGCCCGCCCGCTGTCTGCCTGGAACTTACCCCATTGTGGTGGTGGGTCAGGCAGCAGGTCAGGCAGCGAGCTGTGAGACATGTAGCACGGCGATGGATGCAGGACTGCTCCGTGCGTGTCTTCCTATTCCGCATGACAGACAGTTGTCCctaccttcagccaatcaggtgcctgGTATTATATCCAGGCCTCCTGATTAGCTGAGAGGCGGTTCTGTGTTcgcaaagcaaatattaatttttagatggtgtcaagtgtgtgtggcggcaacaagGTGAgacgtacaaagacaagtgtgtcttgcgtacagtcaagcatggtggtgggagtgtatgagtgctgccggcactggtgaGCTACAGTTCAATGagggaactatgaatgccaacatgtactgtgacatactgaagcagagcacgatcccctcccttcggagactggaccgcagggcagtatttcaacatgataatgaccccaacacacacctccaagaagaccactgccttgctaaagaagctgagggtaaaagtgatggactgTCCAAGCATGGCATTCTCAAAcggaaggtctctaacatccaccagctctgtgatgtcgtcatggaggagtggaagaggactccagtggcaacctgtgaagctctggtgaacttcatgcccaagagggttaagccagtgctagaaaataatcgtggctacacaaaatattgacactttggacccaatttggacattttcacttaggggtgtacgtacttatgttgccaacggtttagacattaattgctgtgtgttaagttattttgaggggacagcaaatttacactgttatacaagctgtacactcactactttacacataataaaatatttacaaacatgtgagggatgtactcacttttgtgagattgtgagatactaatatatatatatgtgaggggtgtactcacttttgtgagattgtgAGATACTAATATatataggctgggttcacatacagtatatgcggtcgggttcccagcatggggtctggtgcatccctgttcactggttcaggtgtGATTCAGGTTCGAATTGTTGCCTGAATTCGCAGCTGAACCAgacccaaagacgcacaggacccttttggacAGTGGACCGCGGCCGCCTGggacctgtgtgaactggctccattgcgAGCCAAGCACACTCGCATGTCACCCGAATTGGGTGCAGAGAAACCCGCATTCAATTTGCACACATATGAACCCGGCCTTATGAACAATAGAGGCGTTGTGTTttgtttatttgctttttttgtaagTCTTTCATGCATTAGGccaggggtctgcaacctttaagacctaaagagccacttggacccgtttccgaaggaaaaaaaaactgggagacGCAAAACTattgcgacatttaaaacaaatataacactgcATATATTGTTTCTTACCTTAATGCTATATACAGGATCGTGCactccaaccaaaaaaaaaagaatgcaattgAACAGCACATAACACAGCCAATAACAATGCCCCCAATGTGCCATAAAAAACGAATTACTGCTCCAAAGTACCAGAGAAAATGACCAATGCCCCCAAATGACCAATGCCCCAAAATGCCATAGAAAATTAATCAGGGCCCCAGTGTACCATAAATCATAATCAGTGCCTGATGTAAACAATAATGAGGGCCCAATGTCATCCTCGTCATTATAAAAATaacttgctgggcatgtggaggtggaatcttatctgatataattgatattgtacagtattgcatttgctgggcatgtggaggtggaatcttatctgatattgtcaatatcagataagattccacctccacatgcccagcaaatgcaatactgtacaatatcagataagattccacctccacatgcccagaaaATGCAATACTgtctgtacaatatcagataataagattccacctccacatgcccagcccggccccagccctagactaggccgctctcccccccccccagtcccagacACTTCCAAACACATGCCGGTCCTCACCTGCACTGCtcttactgctgtctgtgtcgtctcttctctctctctctttgcactGGGGCAACGGTCGGTGCTGATGAGCTCAGCTGAGTCTTTTGATCCGGAGCGGAGCCTCCGCGggggagatgtcggcggctgAGCTGAGCTGAGAGCTCTCGTCGTGACAGGCGGGCAGGAGACTCCAGGCGTGTGCATGCGCCAGCACCACCCGGGCCGCAAGcacagacaggccagctctgtGGCCAGTCACACGACGCGCCGTGAccgaatcacaggccagctcaggcctgtggccacatgaccccccctgcccccccgcaCGCCGTGCagtagatgtaattgcggtaacgccgcccaagtaatgggaacggcgctACCACGAGGgtaagagtaatcaggtagattactcgctaccctcaaaaggtgccccggagccgcggcaaaggtTCAAAAGAGCCGCGGGTTGCCGACACCTGCATTAGGCCATCCTTCCCCATCCTTTTCAACACAATGGGGAATACTAGAAACAATGTTCTtgcctcagggaacccctgctaatagtTACTATatttacaactcatgatacattagtgtgatagtTAGTGGAAAAAATTACCCCCCCCCAAcaaatagctaaaaaaaatcaatgattccaGTGGAAACCTATCTCCGAGGCAGAACTTGCTCAttgttcaaggaacccctagtaacggctgaaggaaccctggttgagaaaccttgCAATAGGTAATGCGGCACCAATACATTTATGTGTTCTTGTTTCGTTCACCTCTCTGATAAACATTCAGTGTACACTTTGGTCACTCCTCCTGATATATTTCTTCATCACCatttgtctaaggccccatacacacgggaggatttatccgcggatacggtccagcggaccgtttccacggataaatcctctcgaggatttccacggatttccatctgatggagtgtactcaccatcgaatcgaaatccgcgccgaaatcctctggcgatgacgtgtcgcgccgtcgccgcgtttatgacgcggcgacgtgcgcgacgctgtcatataaggaattccacgcatgcgtcgaatcattacgacgcatgcgggggatcccttcggacggatggatccggtgagtctgcacagaccagcggatccatccgttgggatggattccagcggatagatttgatagcatgtcatcaaatatttatccgctggaaatccatcccaggggataaatatccgcggaaacagatccgctggagtgtacacaccataggatctatccgctgaaacccattcgctgggatttttcagcggatggattctatcgtgtgtatggggcctaaggatcCCTCAAGTATTTATTGGGAAATGGTTAATAGGG
It encodes:
- the PGLYRP2 gene encoding N-acetylmuramoyl-L-alanine amidase isoform X2, with the translated sequence MAVYQLICIFVLPACFSAAPSHTIMKMETFTDLLQELESRFPEWPAKDVADLLLSSNTKQFQPHQYLSDRQAALAQVLLSKKLISLEGMPWQEQGVVLAPDGSTVALRSLVDTVVCGWKANCDVKKLKNHKRDVEPSKDTRPSQEPHSHTTCRISLPSVLGLHFASLKDSLQVPLYVPDGCWDSTTDPKTFQLHGAPSITDLTLANINGVLDGALLREMMIMNETQKMSDLLHSYYGGIPARSPYRRQNFQALLEEGEFGDEMGKAIECYRKQYQGSGLPIMTDEELKETTAAAAKQFEQQYLDCPAVIPRCQWGAKPYKGTPTLLQLPLQHIYIHHTYEPSRPCLSFKDCSADMRSMQRFHQEDRGWDDIGYSFVVGSDGYLYEGRGWLWVGAHTLGHNSIGYGVSFIGNFMASVPEGPILSLVRDRFLSCAVTSEYITSNYTVQGHRQVVRTSCPGDALFQKISAWKNFKES
- the PGLYRP2 gene encoding N-acetylmuramoyl-L-alanine amidase isoform X1 translates to MLFLSWYLVEVKMAVYQLICIFVLPACFSAAPSHTIMKMETFTDLLQELESRFPEWPAKDVADLLLSSNTKQFQPHQYLSDRQAALAQVLLSKKLISLEGMPWQEQGVVLAPDGSTVALRSLVDTVVCGWKANCDVKKLKNHKRDVEPSKDTRPSQEPHSHTTCRISLPSVLGLHFASLKDSLQVPLYVPDGCWDSTTDPKTFQLHGAPSITDLTLANINGVLDGALLREMMIMNETQKMSDLLHSYYGGIPARSPYRRQNFQALLEEGEFGDEMGKAIECYRKQYQGSGLPIMTDEELKETTAAAAKQFEQQYLDCPAVIPRCQWGAKPYKGTPTLLQLPLQHIYIHHTYEPSRPCLSFKDCSADMRSMQRFHQEDRGWDDIGYSFVVGSDGYLYEGRGWLWVGAHTLGHNSIGYGVSFIGNFMASVPEGPILSLVRDRFLSCAVTSEYITSNYTVQGHRQVVRTSCPGDALFQKISAWKNFKES